The Nicotiana tomentosiformis chromosome 9, ASM39032v3, whole genome shotgun sequence genome contains the following window.
AAACCAAAGATGAGTTTATGGATAATGTTCCGGTAGGTATTACTCGGGATCAATGGACTTCCTTTGTGAACTACCGTTATAAAGAAGAAACTCAGGTATTTTTCTGAAACGTCTCATTGAAATGCATAAAAATATGATTATTCATTTATATAATTGACTGAAATGTATCTTATTGTTAGAACATGTGTAAAAGAAATGCTGAAAATCGAAACAAACAAACAGTTCCACACACCGGTGGCTCCAAACCTAATTCTAGAAGAAGGCTTGAAATAGTGAAAGATGTCACATTATTTACCttactttactatttaaattttaGATATTGTATCTATTTCTTTTACTTTAATTAAACTATTCtgacttatttttattttcatacaTAGATGGATGTATGATGGCTGAGACAGGGAGAAAGCCTGGACGAGCACAACTTTATCTTACTACACATACGAAAAATGATGGATCATATGTAAATGAGTAGGAAAAAGAAATATGTGTAAGTTACATTCATGATTGTTATAAATACAAATAATTTCCATGGAGTGATTTATATTCTGAAGATCTCTACAAGTTTTGGTGCAACTTTTGTATTATACTCCACGAGTAGTTATTATTAATACGTGTTTATTTATCATGACTCATTTATCGGCAAAATGTACCTTATGTTATTCATTTAGGAGACTCCAGTTGCATTCCACGATTAGCATTAGCTTGGCAAGGTCAGTCATATCTTCATCTGTTTACATGCTCTAAGGTGTACTTACTACATGTTGATAGGCTTATATTCATGAGATATAAGGAAGGATAACATTTTTTAAAGTATGTATGGAAGTTGACAACAGATTTGGCAATGTTCAAATAGATCATACTGATCACCTTAACACTTTACTGGTTGCATCTGCCATCTGATAAGCATGAGAACATATGGCATGCCCAGACTATGGCATGCGTAGTAATCTGATTGCACCTTATGGCAGGAAATAGATAATTATTGTGAAGCGTAGTAATAACCGATTTATAATGTTGGCTCAGATGTTTTTGATGTGTATTGTGTTTAGGAAAAAATTGAGCTAGCAGTGAGTGAAAGTACAGTGAATGAGTCTGAAATTACTCCAAATGATGTTGTTGGTAAGGTGCTAGGCAAAGAGCACCCTGGAAGGGTGAGATGTTTGGGATTAGAGCTACTCCAAGCAATACTTTCAGAGAGACAAATCTTCGTCTTGGTAATATTAAAATTGTGAGTAATAATGTTGGATGTTCTTCTTCTGGATCCCAAGAGAAGTACAATCAATTGATAAATACTCTCAAAGCATACATGATAATGAAGGAAGGGTCAATACCACAACAATTTACTGGGATCTTTGCTTCTCCTCTTACAATGTTAAATGCTaagttcttttatttttagtgTATTGTgcaattttatttttcatttgtAAAGTGATGAGAGTCACTATGATAACCGGTGCGACTATGGAGTTTTGGAAGTGATATTGATCACTTCAAATATCTTTACTTTTGATCTTGGTGGAAGTTTTTATAAAAGAAAAGGAATCATAATGATAAGAGACTAGTGATGTTTATGATTCTGAAAGGCCACATTAATGTCTTCCTTCATGTGTGCATGTCTAATAAGAACGAATGAGTTGCTCCAGTTAGAATCATTCTATTGAAAGTGTCTCTGGTTTATTAGTGGCCAAACTTGGGATGTTTGCTGGGCAAAACTTGCCTAATATTTAGTCTCTAGTGAGATATAGATCTTAGTGTCTCATGATCTTCATCCACTTTTCATTGACTACTAAGTAAAAGACTTTCTATTTCCATTTCTATTTGTCCCCTGCTACCCCCCTCCCACTAAGTAGGAAATACAACTTAGCATGGAATAATATACTGTATTGTCGTGGGGTTTAGGTGCCTAGTATCAAGCTATACCAAATTTTCCTAAACTGCAAAGTTCTTGAGACTACACGAAGAATCTTTGTTGAGGTAATACTGTCACAAAGACAGAAGAGTTAGCACGATAGTAATAAAAGTAAATCATAGGGAAGAGAAGAAAGATTTGGTTAGGTAAGTTTTGGAGTGGGCACAGTCAGCTACTTTGCCATCTCATCTCGCAAATCAGAAATAGAAGACAAGGTTGGGTAATCCAGATCTCAAGAGCCAAGAATacctaattttttaaattttgtcaagcTCATACTTGAACAGCACACAGGCTATTTTGTTGGGCAAAACAATTTCACTTTTTATGAACCTATTTAAAAACCAAGATGCTTTTAACTTTTTATCTTTCATCTTTTTTGTTGGTTTAAGTAGACAACATATATTTCATCTCAATGACTTGATATTCCTCTTAatagttgtatttttattttatttttactttttgctACAGCCAAGTAATGCAACTAGTGGACCCGTTTCACCGACGGATGCAAGAAGATCTTCTGGCGCTAGTAGTCCCAGTAACAGCCATTGAGATTCATTTTAATTGAAGTGGATGTATTAGGACAATGTAATAGCTGATTAATATAGATGATTAATTATGTTCTAATTTAGCTTGATGATATATGATACTACTCTGTCATAGTATTTTTCACGATTAATGAAATGTTGATGTTTCTTAATTTTAATGTAATGGTTTAAGCATAAATATTTCAATTGATATTAGGGAAAAAGTATGGCATATTGATGATAAAAAATCAATtctataatatatttaaaaatagatagggttaaaaactccaaaaagaaATTGAACAAATTCTTATGGTGTACACATAAGAAATTGCGGGGGTTTACAACCACTGcactcaaaaaaaaaattaaattaaaaataaaaatctattttcgCGTATGAAATTGCGGAGGTTAAAATTACAGTTTGCGGAGGTTAGAAACCTCCACTATTTACTGTCATGGCGGTTCGGGAAACCCCGCATTTATCTGCCGCAAATTAATAGTGGCGATGCTTACTATGGGGGATTTGCTCAACCGCCGTGACAGCAAATAGCGGAGGTTCTAACCTCCGCAAACTGCAATTTTAACCTCCGAAATTTACCCCTTTTTTGTAGTGTTCTAGGGAAGTTATTTTCCTGAAATTAGAAAAAACTACGTAGGCATTTGaacaaaaaaattataatttttgaaaaaggtagtatttggagttaagttgaaaactggtatttaaaatttgaattatgtttggacatgtatTTCACTAAAAAAATTTATAGTTTTGTGAGTGGGGAAAAAAgatttttctgaaaattttgaaaaagtaatttttgaaaaactcatttttgaATTCTTTTCAAAAACTTGCAAATTTTAGGGACAACACATTTTTGAAGAaacaaaattgaagaaaatggatTCTTTTTTTATGGACAAACGGAGCCTAAATATAAAAATTTCTACATAGCAAACACACCCTAAGTCATGTCTTTATATAATAAGACAAGATCACCTTATTTTTGGTATTCAAGCAAACCAAAAAAGAGTAACCAAATGGATAAAGAGCCTCTCCTCCCTTCTTCCTCTTCATCTTCAAACCAACAACAATCCAATCATGAAAGTTCAATTTTAATTGACTCAAATTATCCATTATTTCCAAAGAAAAACCTTTACAAATCGAAGTCTAATCCATCTATGTCCACATATAATGATATTGAAAACTATCCATCACCAATTCCAAATCCAATCCATATTGTGAAAAAAAATTCTATTGTAAAACAAGCTATGTTACTTCTAATTCTTTATTTAACTATTGGTGTAACTCTATGTTCTTTCTTCAATGATCAATTTAAGTCCACTACAAAAACTCATCCAATTATTGATGCACTATATTTTTGCATAATAACTTTACGTACAATTGGTTATAGTGATATAAAACCAAATAGTACACTTACCAAATTATTTGCTATATTATTTGTGTTAGTTGGTTTTGGATTTATTAATATATTACTCACTGGACTGGTTACATATTTTCTTGATTTTCAAAAGAATTCTTTGAACAAGGAAAGAATAAGGTCAAGAATCAAAGTGGCACTAGCAATGAGTGTTTTGGTTTTTTGTATTGGAATTGGAGTTGTTTTTATGCATTTTGTAGAGAGGATTGGGTGGTTtgattcattttatttttcagttATTGGAGTTACTACTGTTGGATATGGTGAAAAGGTATTTAAATCAATGGGGGGAAGAATTTTTGCATCAATTTGGTTGCTTGCTTCTACACTAGCTTTTGCTAGAGCATTTCTTTTATTGGCTGAAGTTAAAGTTGATGAAAAGCAAAGGGAATTGGAAGAATGGGTGCTAGACCAGGATTCTGTTCAACATTTTCATGCTGCAGACATTGATAATAACGGTTTTGTCAGGTAAAAaaacttttccttttcctttctaAGTGAACATCTTTTAACCTGTGTTGCTTGGACCGTTAAAAAGTATTATCGTGCTCGTGTTGAATCTTAGCAAAAATATAACAATATACCCAGTATATTCGTATAACTAAGGTTTGGGAGGGTACTATATACGCAGATCTTATCCTACCTTGTGAGATAGGAAGACTATTTCTGAAAGAAAATCCTACAAAAATATATACTATTTATTTTTGAGGATCCAACACACATCCGACGATATTTTTGAAACATAGGAACAACATAGCTTTTAAGTGAAGTTCTTGAAAAACATGAAGAAACATGTGTTAAGCTTGAAAAAGATAAAGAAAGACATGTTAAGCTTTTGTTTTCCTAGTTGATTGGCACACGACCATCTTTTTTCCGATCGAAAAGTTGACTCCCTTGAAAAATAGCATCTCGTAAATTTCTGAAAGTAAGATGTAAAAATAGATAGTATATAAGTTTTACTCTCCAATTCTTCGAGAATAAAGGTTAAAAATTTACCCCTTAATATTTGATTATGATTTAAAATTACCCTCAAATTGAAAGTCTATTAGGGGTCAAGTGCAAAAATAATTTCAAGGTTTAAGTTAAATTGTGTTTCTTCATTAGCCATTGACTCATTATTTCCAAAATTTATTTATGGGGTTTTAAGCTAGATTTGGTTATGCATTAATTTTGAGTCTCATGTGTGTGGCAGTAAATCAGATTATGTGATATATAAACTGAAGGAATTGGGAAAGATCACAGAGAGAGATGTATTGTTGATCAGCAAATATTTTGAGAGATGGGACACTGGTAACTCTGGAAAGATTACTCTTTCTGATCTTTTTATGGAAAGTGATTATTGAAAATAATGTCAAACTAAAGTATTTTCTTGAATATCAAGAAAGGTGTGGTATGCAcgtatttaaattaattatagtTTAATAAATGTAGTTGTATATGTTTATGTAATATTGGTAGAGAAGGGAAACGGGTAAAGTTGTCTTCACATATCCCAATGGTCAGGGGTTCAAACCATAAAATTATCCACTAACAATTGGATAAATGCGGAATGATTCATCCACTAGAATGttctctctcctttttttttttgtaatattgGTAGAATTTAGTATAAAGAAATCATACCAGAATGGGTAGACCCTTTTGGATCTGATATATGCTTATAAAAAAATGGTAGTGTGAGGAGGGGGTGATAGACAGATGTTATGTCCTGTGTTTATCTAGTTTTTTTTACTTGAATTGTTTATATTTGAAGTAAGCATCATTTGTAATttaaaaagtgaaatatgttgACTAATACATGATATTACGCGTGGagcacaacaacaatgacaacaaACTATTTCATAAGTGAGGTATGAAAAAGATAATGCGtagataaatttatttttaatgcaTAAAGATGGTATTCGCTCTCCACGAGGAATTTTTTCATCCCTAGAGGTTTAGATTTGAAACATATGATTAAGGATAGGAGAATTTCACCAATCAATCACACTCTTTAGGTGGTGAGTAGATGGATATTGATGATCCCAGATGTTGGCCTTTTACATTATTAgtacaattatttttatattaatagTATAATTTAATCGAGTATAACatattattattctattttataaattacaaaatCAAACTAGTATTAAAGAATTCAATATTATTGTAAGTCGACTTAACCTGATAGTGTAAGAGATTCATGCACTGTCAATTAATGCACAAGAAATGAATTCCAAAAGGTAGCTTAAGTGCTAATGATTGGATTTTAGATTTAATATTTGTTCATATTTAATGAGAAGGGgaaccttggcgtaactggtaaagttgttgccatgtaaCCAGGAgttcacgggttcgagccgtggaaacaggctcttgcagaaatgcagggtaagattgcgtacgatagacccttgtggtccgacccttTCTCGGACCCCGcatatagcgggagcttagtgcaccgggctgcccttttttgttcatatttaataaatttctgaaCACAAAATACATTGTTAAGCAAAGGCTATTGGGTTCGACCGAACCTGTAGCTCGATTTTTGCCTCCGCACCTGAAAATTAGTATTCATGATCAGAGCCTCAAGGTTAAGATTGTTTTGAAACtaattcaaatatattttttaccGTTTTAAAGAACCATTAATACCCCTTGAAAGACATGTTCAATTTTTACCACCTCTGTAAGGATTGCTCTTTCTAATCTTATGGAAAGTCATTATTGGAATAATGCCAAACTGGAGTATCTTCTTGAGCATCAAATAGCGTAAAGTATACTTCTTTCATTTTAATTGATGATGATGTGTCATAACTTGAATCGGTATATTATTTAACAAACAAATGAATACCTTTTAAAATTGTGGTATTTAAAcatattatattatttgtatggttataaagcTTTTGTGACTTCTAGTCTAGCATTAGATATGCCATAATATTTTTTGTGAATATAAAAAATTCTCGTTAAAGGTAATTACGAAatgtaaaattaattattttcacatccaattttttttttggaacGAAATAATAAGAAATAATGTCACATAAACTGAAATAACTAGTGCATTTTCGGGATGACAATTGATCATTTATTACATCATTTAGGAATAATTATTTTACAAATGGCGCAAAACATAGTAACTATGTTTTAAAAAATGCACTTAAAATGGAGCTAAAAGTCGCATAtggggttcgcatttgtgatttATAAGTCGATGTAATATTAATGGAATGATGCATGAATGCGATTTAGAAGTCGTATTTAAAGAATGTGATTTATAAATTGTACTTAGTAACTGCGATTTATAAATCTCATTTGATAAATGTGATTATAAGTTGGATATTTCGAGTCCCTTGATAATTGACACATTTGTATGACAATCAACAGGTTGAGGTCGGGCCTAACCTCCCATCTATATGATGGGCTTTTGCTATAAAAAAAATTGCATTTGTATGTCAATATATTTCGGGAAAAAACCTCTAAAACCAGAACAAACTCACATCGGCAGATACACATGGTGGAAGCGGAGTCATCCGACACCGCTTCGCcgcaaaaaaatattaaatatttatactaaTATTCTGTAAAAATAAAGTAATATATAGTAATGACACCGCTTATTGACAAAGAGTACTTCTTGGTCTACTGATAAGCTAACATTTGGGCTTGTAAAGGTCCGTAGGGGTTTGATGCTGGACATagacattttattttttttaacacCTTTGAATGAGCAATTTTTGTTAAAAAATTTGAGGCTCAGAAGAATTGAACCTGCACCTCCCCTTCGCAATAATATTCAACTAAATCATTGGGCCAAGACTTTCAACTagtgaaaaaaataatattaaataatacttatttattttttttgtttatgtAAATACGACATCGCTTACGAAAAGTTCCGCGTACGCTCCTGCACACACTCTCCGAAGCTCTCTCGCAGTCATGAAGGAGGATGTGGTGTCCAGGTATATGAATGCAATATTGTTTAACAAATGTATTTATATAGGTTTATGTAACTTGGTAGAGAAGGGAACAGTAAAATTGTCTCCAATTGGCCTTTAGTTCatggttcgagccgtgaaatcaGATATTGATAGTTGCTTTAGGATAGGTTACCTACATCATACTACCTTGGGGTACGACCCTTCTCCGAACCCTACATGAACGCAAAATAATTCGTGGATGcgttactattttttttttaatgtaatACCGGTAGAATATAGTATAAATAAAGAATGCCACTGTGGTTAGACCTGATCAAAAATAGTATAGAAGATTATTCTGAGTCCAGGGTCAGATCATGCTAAAGACTCTTCACATTTGGATCTGAAATTAGCTTTTAAAATATTCTAAGTTTGAGAAAGAGATGATAGACAAATGTGGTGTTCTGTGTTTATCAAGTTTTTTACTTCGAATTGTTTAAATTTGAAGCAAGCATCATTTGTAATTTTAAAAGTGAAAAAGATGTTGACTAATACACAACATTACACACGTGGAGTAGCTGATTTTTTTCTTTATGCATCCCGTATTAGAAATTATTAGTTCGATTAATTTAAATTTATGTCACGTAGAGCTTATTAAAGGAAGAATCACTTCCCACTATAAATTTGGCTCGAACTTGAGATTTCTCGTTAAAGGAAGGAAATTCATTCATCCTACACACTCTTTGGTGATAAGTTGACGAATATTGATGATCGGGAA
Protein-coding sequences here:
- the LOC104119845 gene encoding two-pore potassium channel 3-like encodes the protein MDKEPLLPSSSSSSNQQQSNHESSILIDSNYPLFPKKNLYKSKSNPSMSTYNDIENYPSPIPNPIHIVKKNSIVKQAMLLLILYLTIGVTLCSFFNDQFKSTTKTHPIIDALYFCIITLRTIGYSDIKPNSTLTKLFAILFVLVGFGFINILLTGLVTYFLDFQKNSLNKERIRSRIKVALAMSVLVFCIGIGVVFMHFVERIGWFDSFYFSVIGVTTVGYGEKVFKSMGGRIFASIWLLASTLAFARAFLLLAEVKVDEKQRELEEWVLDQDSVQHFHAADIDNNGFVSKSDYVIYKLKELGKITERDVLLISKYFERWDTGNSGKITLSDLFMESDY